One window of Treponema denticola genomic DNA carries:
- a CDS encoding magnesium chelatase subunit D family protein, translating into MKGFDYPFSLLVGQKKLIRALLVLAVSDKINSLLIAGGKGTGKTIAARSMKNISDMSIVNIPLNITEDNLFGGLDIKASLESGKSKFQQGILGKAENKILYIDEINLFPNEYINTILNVIETGFLQTERDGHSNKKIIESKLIGTMNPEEGFLNNSITAKFSIYVETDSNLNKEERLKILKRNLSLDKEDKITIEALKKEDKILSNKIHDAKKRLNGIKISESIITRAEVLIKEANCFGYRAGICLIHTARALAAIDNHQYITDENFQEAAELVLKHRKNILSETQNKNQIKSDKDNNDKTKSDKNKTAEKPNEKDNQKIESKSRISNNENDATEHNGNNTNNQNGISYKNLDTELADKIFKIKNLLSINEDNSFRKGMGKRNKTRTNELKGKSFGYTRSSQNLHNLAIIPTIKSAALHQIKPKKGIIKINKDDYKFKRRKTRIGASIIFLVDASGSMGAMKRMKETKNAILSLLMDSYQKHDEVSMITFAGTRAEIILPFTRSVLLAKRELQLIPTIGKTPLALGLNKALEYFKIHRLKNKDMIPLLFLITDGRTNHGSVFFDEPIKDALFISKKIKNANIYSVVIDTESGFVKLALAEEIAKNLNARYYQIEDIKPEVLTEIVHQNTEYSLSRIDVMEDKR; encoded by the coding sequence ATGAAAGGCTTTGATTATCCTTTTAGCCTCCTTGTTGGTCAAAAAAAATTAATAAGGGCACTCCTTGTTCTTGCCGTCAGCGATAAAATAAACAGCCTGCTTATAGCCGGAGGGAAAGGAACAGGAAAGACCATTGCAGCACGGAGTATGAAAAATATTTCCGATATGTCCATAGTCAATATCCCGCTCAATATTACGGAAGATAATTTATTTGGCGGACTGGATATTAAAGCAAGCCTTGAATCAGGTAAAAGCAAATTTCAGCAAGGAATTCTAGGTAAAGCCGAAAATAAAATTTTATATATTGATGAGATCAACCTCTTTCCTAACGAATATATCAACACAATATTGAATGTAATAGAAACAGGTTTTCTCCAGACAGAGCGTGATGGACATTCCAATAAAAAAATAATAGAGTCTAAGCTCATAGGCACAATGAATCCTGAAGAAGGATTTTTAAATAACTCGATTACCGCCAAATTTTCAATCTATGTAGAAACGGATTCAAATCTAAATAAAGAAGAAAGACTAAAAATATTAAAAAGGAATTTAAGCCTTGATAAAGAAGACAAAATTACAATTGAAGCTCTAAAAAAAGAAGATAAAATTTTATCGAATAAAATTCATGATGCAAAGAAAAGATTAAACGGAATAAAAATATCGGAGTCTATAATTACAAGAGCTGAGGTTCTCATTAAGGAAGCAAACTGCTTCGGCTACAGGGCCGGCATCTGTCTTATACACACGGCAAGGGCTCTAGCAGCTATAGACAATCATCAATATATCACAGACGAAAACTTTCAAGAAGCTGCAGAACTTGTTCTTAAACATAGAAAAAACATCTTATCCGAAACCCAAAATAAAAATCAAATAAAATCGGACAAAGATAACAATGATAAAACAAAATCAGATAAAAATAAAACGGCAGAAAAACCTAATGAAAAAGACAATCAAAAAATAGAATCAAAATCCCGAATTTCGAATAATGAAAACGACGCTACGGAACATAACGGCAATAATACCAATAATCAAAATGGAATAAGCTATAAGAATTTGGATACGGAGCTTGCAGATAAAATTTTTAAGATAAAAAATCTTTTAAGCATTAATGAAGATAATTCTTTTAGAAAGGGTATGGGGAAACGAAATAAAACACGCACCAACGAATTAAAGGGAAAATCCTTCGGCTATACAAGGTCAAGTCAAAATCTTCATAACCTTGCTATTATACCCACAATAAAATCGGCAGCCTTGCATCAAATAAAACCGAAAAAAGGCATTATTAAAATAAACAAGGATGATTATAAATTCAAAAGAAGAAAAACCCGTATAGGAGCCTCTATTATTTTTTTGGTAGATGCAAGCGGTTCTATGGGCGCTATGAAGAGGATGAAAGAAACAAAAAACGCTATTCTATCTTTATTGATGGATTCTTACCAAAAGCATGATGAGGTTTCTATGATCACTTTTGCAGGAACAAGGGCTGAAATAATATTACCCTTTACAAGAAGCGTTTTACTTGCAAAAAGAGAATTGCAGCTTATCCCTACAATCGGGAAAACGCCTCTAGCTCTAGGCTTAAACAAGGCTTTGGAATATTTTAAAATACATAGACTAAAAAATAAGGATATGATTCCCCTGCTCTTTTTAATTACGGACGGAAGGACTAATCACGGTTCCGTTTTTTTTGATGAGCCTATTAAGGATGCTCTTTTTATTTCAAAAAAAATAAAAAATGCAAATATTTACTCTGTTGTTATAGATACCGAATCAGGCTTTGTAAAACTAGCTCTTGCCGAAGAGATTGCAAAAAACTTAAATGCAAGATATTACCAAATAGAAGATATAAAACCTGAGGTCTTAACCGAGATTGTACATCAAAACACAGAATACTCTCTATCCAGAATTGATGTTATGGAGGACAAGCGATGA
- the cobN gene encoding cobaltochelatase subunit CobN, producing the protein MNLTGIFYGDSKIFEFKSAVKQLKDSEKINLNIFCFDVIKVNSDKNIFQEMCSRLKDSDAVIMHFHGSSAHLQNLETVIRIIKGKKIFFDCSIPEEIRSIMSYSSIKPEEYIRLHCYFKAGGTDQITEFIKLFSNITIGTNYILTPPKERNAIGIYKDGHLLNVDEEQKVLSDIANSNRNIIGLVAHYPFLLNQNMRHVDAIIKELENQGADYLCIIGRLGPQDNDGVLQAMEKYFYFNGKLIIDAIILTTGYTISSYYQNEFKNFIHSCFENFNLPVFQAITSYLSKEEFENSPSGLDIASVSLNIYQPEIDGQIITIPIATSEEIEKDGIVGRVFVPITERVKALCELVNRFAQLKNKKPQERKVAIILHNYPPRNDLIGSAHGLDTPNSLWNILQFLKEENYNLDFNFLNGQEIIDELIRRGTNEWKWTSPETIWKFKADKVSSKTYGGWYKNLPEFNRSDLKQKWGNPPGLSMIMNDHIVIPGIINGNIYIGLQPARSPEDAVVETYHDTHNPPPHSYLAFYKWIDKIFKADVIIHVGTHGTLEWLPGKEIALSKESYPDINIYSIPHLYIYNLGILGEGMQARRRSHAAILSHLIPSFTDSDTYDYLHEIEEALEKYEHAKQSAPSQQDTIIQDIFKLADEHSILKDLKIEYDDAIKNPEQNLILIHNWIHKIKNSVVRDGLHIYGKVPEKKRLLQLVRGLSVIGQEDTEGLEDSIIISLGHNPKDIRKNLSDTEKNNFNEYKILEEANRIAEQLINEINEIEFNESFIDRLLFFQNNKSNNSELKKTLKFICREVYPRLIQTDDEKRFLIKGLNGEFILPSLGGNPSRGNIKLLPTGRNFYSINPEEIPSKAAYETGKKLADIQLKTYYKEHKAYPKNIAIIVYSTNTMKTYGEDIGEIFFLMGIRPVYIKNTQTVCGVEVIPLEELGRPRIDVTMRISGLFRDSFPNLIFLMDEAVNAVAFLDEDDEMNPIKKNIQETIKKFVDEGIHPDKARDRASVRVFSAPSGTYGAGVANLIESKKWQNFEDLAEAYITWSSHAYSKKFHGEKDTRAFENLLSKTDMTIKNEVSCEIDLLDCDDFYNYHGGLIAAVTAKSGKKPYVSVGNTADINIPETMTLDQETARIMRSRILNPKWLEGLKEHSYKGAQEISKVMDNIFGWDATADNVENWMYEDFANTFLFDEDTLNWIRSVNKNAAYQISERLLEANQRKMWAAKPESLEKLKRIFLDMEADLESYGE; encoded by the coding sequence ATGAATTTAACAGGAATATTTTACGGAGACTCCAAAATCTTTGAATTTAAATCAGCTGTAAAACAGTTGAAAGACTCTGAGAAAATAAATTTAAATATTTTTTGCTTTGATGTCATAAAAGTAAACTCCGATAAAAACATCTTTCAAGAAATGTGCAGCAGGTTAAAAGATTCAGATGCGGTAATTATGCATTTTCACGGTTCATCCGCTCATTTACAAAACCTCGAAACGGTAATCCGAATTATAAAAGGTAAAAAGATTTTCTTTGATTGTTCAATCCCTGAAGAAATCAGATCAATTATGTCTTACAGTTCTATTAAACCGGAAGAATATATAAGGCTGCATTGTTATTTTAAGGCAGGCGGAACGGATCAAATTACAGAGTTTATAAAGTTATTTTCAAACATTACAATAGGAACAAATTATATCTTAACTCCTCCAAAAGAAAGAAATGCCATAGGAATATATAAGGACGGACATTTACTTAATGTAGATGAAGAACAAAAAGTATTATCCGATATTGCCAATTCAAACAGAAATATCATAGGCCTTGTTGCACACTATCCTTTTTTGCTCAATCAAAACATGAGACATGTTGATGCTATTATTAAAGAATTAGAAAATCAAGGCGCAGACTACCTTTGTATTATCGGAAGACTAGGCCCGCAAGATAATGATGGTGTGCTGCAAGCAATGGAAAAATATTTTTATTTTAACGGTAAATTAATTATAGACGCAATAATTTTAACAACGGGATATACCATATCTTCATACTATCAAAATGAATTTAAAAATTTTATTCATTCTTGTTTTGAAAATTTTAATCTTCCGGTATTTCAAGCTATTACAAGCTACCTTTCAAAGGAAGAATTTGAAAACTCACCTTCGGGTTTGGATATAGCCTCTGTATCATTAAACATATATCAACCTGAAATTGACGGACAAATTATTACTATTCCGATAGCTACTTCCGAAGAAATAGAAAAAGATGGGATTGTAGGGAGAGTCTTCGTACCAATAACAGAACGGGTCAAGGCCCTATGTGAACTTGTAAACAGGTTTGCCCAACTAAAAAATAAAAAGCCTCAAGAAAGAAAAGTCGCCATTATTTTGCACAACTATCCTCCAAGAAACGACCTAATAGGTTCAGCCCATGGATTGGATACGCCGAACTCTTTATGGAATATACTTCAATTTTTAAAAGAAGAAAACTATAACTTGGATTTTAACTTTTTAAACGGGCAGGAAATTATAGATGAATTAATACGCAGGGGAACAAATGAATGGAAATGGACATCACCTGAAACAATTTGGAAATTTAAAGCCGATAAAGTGAGTTCTAAAACATATGGGGGCTGGTATAAGAATCTTCCGGAATTCAACCGCAGTGACTTAAAACAAAAATGGGGTAATCCTCCCGGCCTTTCAATGATTATGAATGACCATATTGTAATTCCGGGAATTATAAACGGAAATATTTATATCGGGCTTCAACCGGCACGAAGCCCCGAAGATGCAGTTGTAGAAACCTATCACGACACTCACAATCCGCCGCCTCATTCATACTTAGCCTTTTACAAATGGATTGACAAAATTTTTAAGGCAGATGTTATTATCCATGTTGGAACACACGGTACATTAGAATGGCTTCCGGGAAAGGAGATAGCCTTATCAAAAGAAAGCTATCCTGACATAAATATCTATTCTATTCCGCATCTTTATATTTATAATTTAGGTATCTTGGGAGAAGGAATGCAGGCAAGAAGGCGCTCACATGCTGCAATTTTAAGTCATTTGATTCCAAGCTTTACCGATTCGGATACCTATGACTACCTCCATGAAATAGAAGAGGCCTTAGAAAAATATGAGCATGCCAAACAGTCTGCCCCCTCGCAACAAGATACTATAATACAAGATATTTTCAAACTTGCAGATGAACATTCTATTTTAAAGGATCTAAAAATAGAATATGATGATGCCATTAAAAATCCGGAGCAAAATCTTATTTTAATTCATAATTGGATTCACAAAATAAAAAACTCCGTAGTAAGAGATGGGCTTCACATATATGGAAAAGTGCCTGAAAAAAAGCGTCTCTTGCAATTAGTAAGAGGGTTATCCGTAATCGGACAAGAAGATACGGAGGGCTTAGAAGATTCAATTATAATTTCTTTGGGGCATAATCCTAAGGATATCAGAAAAAATTTAAGCGATACCGAAAAAAATAATTTTAATGAATATAAAATTTTAGAAGAAGCAAATAGGATTGCAGAACAATTAATCAATGAAATAAACGAAATAGAATTTAACGAATCATTTATTGATAGGCTGCTTTTTTTTCAAAACAATAAATCTAATAATTCAGAATTAAAGAAAACCCTTAAATTTATTTGCAGAGAAGTATATCCTCGTCTTATACAAACTGATGATGAAAAGCGCTTCCTTATCAAAGGTTTAAACGGAGAATTTATTTTGCCGAGCCTTGGCGGAAATCCAAGCCGAGGTAATATCAAACTTCTTCCCACAGGAAGAAATTTTTATTCGATTAATCCTGAAGAAATTCCAAGCAAGGCTGCATATGAAACAGGAAAAAAATTAGCAGACATTCAATTAAAGACATATTATAAAGAACATAAGGCTTACCCCAAAAATATAGCTATAATTGTATATTCCACAAATACAATGAAAACCTATGGAGAGGATATAGGAGAAATATTTTTTCTTATGGGTATCCGACCCGTATATATTAAAAACACACAAACCGTATGTGGAGTGGAGGTAATTCCTCTTGAAGAGCTAGGGCGGCCCCGAATTGATGTTACAATGCGCATTTCAGGTCTTTTTAGAGACTCCTTCCCAAATTTGATTTTTTTAATGGATGAGGCTGTTAATGCGGTTGCATTTCTTGATGAGGATGATGAGATGAATCCGATTAAAAAAAATATTCAGGAAACAATTAAAAAATTTGTAGATGAAGGGATACATCCGGACAAGGCAAGAGATAGGGCATCGGTAAGAGTTTTTAGTGCTCCTTCAGGAACTTATGGAGCAGGAGTTGCAAATTTAATTGAGTCAAAAAAATGGCAAAACTTTGAAGATCTTGCCGAAGCATATATAACATGGAGCAGCCACGCTTATTCCAAAAAATTTCACGGAGAGAAAGATACAAGAGCCTTTGAAAATCTTTTAAGCAAAACCGATATGACTATCAAAAACGAGGTAAGCTGCGAAATAGATCTTTTGGATTGTGATGATTTTTATAATTATCACGGAGGCCTTATAGCTGCCGTAACAGCAAAGTCTGGAAAAAAGCCCTATGTTTCGGTAGGAAACACTGCCGATATCAATATTCCTGAAACCATGACCTTAGATCAAGAAACCGCCCGTATTATGCGCTCCAGAATTCTTAATCCGAAATGGCTTGAAGGTTTAAAAGAGCACAGCTATAAAGGCGCTCAGGAAATATCCAAGGTTATGGACAACATCTTCGGTTGGGATGCTACAGCAGACAATGTAGAGAACTGGATGTATGAAGATTTTGCAAACACTTTTCTATTTGATGAAGACACATTAAATTGGATAAGATCCGTTAATAAAAATGCAGCCTATCAAATAAGCGAGCGTTTACTTGAAGCAAATCAGCGTAAGATGTGGGCTGCCAAACCTGAAAGTCTTGAAAAATTAAAACGCATATTCCTTGACATGGAAGCAGACTTGGAATCTTACGGAGAATAA
- a CDS encoding ABC transporter substrate-binding protein gives MKKRIIVWFAAILMLFFTSAWAKGSQETTSEMGLKKIGQLELKYAKSFSVDYYEQGIKKYKDVEGREVWFVPRGKTIEGGENLNVIETPVKSLVILSTVHATLLRPIGELDKVTGTSVQSDTWKIPEIKKGMDDGKIKFVGSKNALDYEMLHALNADAILLTYENMARTPGIISKFNELGLKWIGVSNHQEADPRARLEWIKFAGEITGKEKEANKYYERELAKINAVEEMNKKSANKTTFASAFMSKDIFYVRNAGDYNVKMFEILGIKYIFKDLNPDKNGNTKMNAEEFYKVAEKADFFFYDSVNGSAIKSTSDLIAFAEYLKDLKAVKENMVWGVKPNYYQSADHVADMIEELNKIIHSKPGELTETEYFYLFSKPLPIEKK, from the coding sequence ATGAAAAAGCGAATTATTGTTTGGTTTGCCGCAATACTGATGCTGTTTTTTACATCGGCATGGGCAAAGGGAAGTCAAGAAACAACAAGTGAAATGGGCCTTAAAAAAATAGGTCAACTGGAATTAAAGTATGCTAAATCTTTTTCTGTGGACTATTATGAACAGGGAATAAAAAAGTATAAGGATGTTGAAGGCCGTGAAGTTTGGTTCGTTCCAAGAGGTAAAACAATAGAGGGAGGAGAAAATCTTAATGTCATTGAAACACCTGTCAAGTCTTTAGTTATCTTATCTACAGTACATGCAACCCTTCTTCGTCCTATCGGAGAGTTGGATAAAGTTACAGGAACATCCGTACAATCCGATACATGGAAAATTCCTGAAATAAAAAAAGGAATGGATGACGGTAAAATAAAATTTGTCGGTAGTAAAAATGCTTTAGACTATGAAATGCTTCATGCATTAAATGCAGACGCCATTTTATTGACTTATGAAAATATGGCAAGAACGCCCGGTATAATTTCCAAGTTTAATGAACTGGGACTTAAATGGATAGGAGTTTCAAATCATCAAGAAGCCGACCCACGAGCCCGTCTTGAATGGATAAAATTTGCCGGAGAAATAACAGGAAAAGAGAAAGAAGCAAATAAGTATTATGAAAGAGAATTGGCAAAAATAAATGCGGTAGAAGAAATGAACAAAAAATCTGCAAATAAGACTACCTTTGCTTCGGCTTTTATGTCTAAGGATATCTTTTATGTTCGAAATGCAGGAGATTACAATGTAAAAATGTTTGAGATACTTGGAATCAAATATATTTTCAAAGACTTAAATCCCGATAAAAACGGAAACACAAAAATGAATGCTGAAGAATTTTATAAAGTAGCTGAGAAAGCAGACTTCTTCTTTTACGACAGCGTAAACGGAAGTGCCATTAAAAGCACCTCAGATTTAATTGCTTTTGCCGAATATTTAAAAGATCTCAAAGCAGTAAAAGAAAATATGGTTTGGGGAGTTAAGCCTAATTACTATCAAAGTGCAGATCATGTTGCAGATATGATTGAAGAATTAAATAAGATAATTCATTCAAAACCGGGCGAGTTAACCGAAACAGAATATTTTTATTTATTCAGTAAACCGCTTCCTATAGAAAAAAAATAA
- a CDS encoding FecCD family ABC transporter permease → MNTEKKRRITIVFIILIILFIVAVFINIVSGSVSFNLKDIWDICIGERTPSTLEYNVLFKIRFPRILAAILFGIALSISGFLLQTFFRNPIAGPYVLGISSGARLFVGFIILTNFTFNIALNFLFLVFLASAIGSLLSMLLVLVFAKRVRNISILIVVGIMIGYIASAGTNFMIAFASDYKIAGLTMWSMGSFSGITWKMIRISSIIIIPSVIGVFCLSKPLQAYLLGENYAKSMGVNIKNFRLVLIFLSSILSACVTGFAGPISFVGIAVPHLTRLTVSTSQPKILIPAVTLMGASFCLLSDYFARTLFAPTELSLSTITSMIGAPIVIWLMVGKNKKYGSI, encoded by the coding sequence ATGAATACCGAAAAGAAGAGGCGGATTACCATAGTTTTTATAATCCTAATAATTTTATTTATAGTTGCGGTATTTATAAATATTGTTTCAGGTTCCGTATCTTTTAATTTAAAAGATATTTGGGATATCTGTATAGGAGAAAGAACTCCAAGTACCTTAGAATATAATGTTTTATTTAAAATACGTTTTCCGAGGATTCTTGCTGCTATTCTTTTCGGTATTGCCTTATCAATATCGGGATTTTTATTACAAACTTTTTTTAGGAACCCTATAGCAGGGCCTTATGTATTAGGGATTTCCTCAGGTGCACGCCTTTTTGTAGGATTTATAATTTTAACTAATTTTACATTTAACATTGCCCTTAATTTCCTCTTCTTAGTATTTTTAGCCTCTGCCATAGGAAGTCTTTTATCAATGCTTTTGGTATTAGTCTTTGCAAAACGGGTAAGAAATATTTCAATATTAATTGTTGTAGGTATTATGATAGGTTACATAGCCTCTGCAGGAACTAATTTTATGATAGCTTTTGCTTCCGATTATAAAATTGCGGGCCTTACTATGTGGTCGATGGGCAGTTTTTCAGGTATCACATGGAAGATGATTCGGATTTCAAGTATAATTATTATTCCTTCCGTAATCGGAGTATTCTGTTTGTCAAAGCCATTACAAGCTTACCTCCTCGGAGAAAACTATGCAAAAAGCATGGGAGTTAATATTAAAAATTTCAGACTGGTCCTTATTTTTCTATCGAGCATTCTTTCTGCCTGCGTTACAGGCTTTGCAGGACCAATATCCTTTGTAGGTATAGCGGTCCCGCATTTAACACGCCTTACAGTTTCAACATCACAGCCTAAAATACTGATACCGGCAGTTACATTGATGGGTGCAAGTTTTTGTCTTTTAAGCGATTATTTTGCCAGAACCTTATTTGCACCAACAGAGCTGAGCCTAAGTACAATTACATCCATGATAGGAGCTCCCATTGTAATTTGGCTAATGGTAGGAAAAAATAAAAAATATGGATCTATTTAA